Proteins encoded by one window of Vicinamibacteria bacterium:
- a CDS encoding RES family NAD+ phosphorylase, whose protein sequence is MRTETLPNGHEWWRIANPLWDDPLDPSYAQRRGGRWNPPASFPTLYFNEDVVTARLNLRTFISGWPYGPEDLRDETGPFLVGATLPRNQRVADVHSRRGVAAVNLPASYPLDRRGEPVPHSKCQPIGQQAKDRGLRGVRCRSARVRDGAGRELAWFPATARSRARQRTALRFERWFWG, encoded by the coding sequence GTGCGGACGGAAACGCTACCCAATGGGCACGAGTGGTGGCGGATCGCGAACCCTCTGTGGGATGACCCGCTCGATCCCAGCTATGCGCAGCGGCGCGGGGGGCGCTGGAACCCACCGGCGAGCTTCCCGACGCTCTACTTCAACGAAGACGTCGTGACGGCTCGCCTCAATCTGCGAACGTTCATCTCCGGGTGGCCGTACGGACCCGAAGATCTCCGCGACGAGACCGGACCTTTCCTCGTCGGGGCAACCTTGCCCAGAAACCAGCGAGTTGCTGACGTACATTCACGCCGGGGCGTTGCTGCCGTGAACCTTCCCGCCTCCTACCCGCTAGATCGGCGGGGCGAGCCCGTGCCTCATTCCAAATGCCAACCCATCGGTCAGCAGGCGAAGGATCGCGGACTTCGCGGCGTTCGTTGCCGCTCAGCGCGTGTGCGGGATGGCGCCGGCCGCGAGCTGGCATGGTTTCCAGCGACGGCGCGCAGTCGTGCACGCCAAAGGACCGCGCTTCGTTTCGAACGATGGTTCTGGGGATAG
- a CDS encoding ABC transporter permease, whose product MALRLLAKSPGFAATSILVLAVGIGANTAIFSLVEAVILRPLPYPDPDRLFVVENVKDGEPLGAHSSSWPDFEDWRDECESLARVALFTYWTFNLTNRDVPVRITGGRVTGDFFPTLGMPPLLGRYLTREDDVPGAPEAAVLSYAIWHRLFGANESVVGSVVTLNGRPHTVVGVMPPEFRFPGEDVEIWGAVGDNMSGMQRHNRFMLVVARLEEGVPP is encoded by the coding sequence TTGGCACTTCGCCTGCTGGCGAAGAGCCCGGGCTTCGCCGCCACGTCGATTCTCGTGCTCGCCGTCGGAATCGGGGCCAATACCGCGATCTTCAGCCTGGTCGAAGCGGTGATTCTGAGACCTCTTCCCTATCCCGATCCGGATCGGCTCTTCGTGGTTGAAAACGTCAAAGACGGCGAGCCCCTGGGGGCGCATTCCAGCTCCTGGCCGGATTTCGAGGATTGGCGCGACGAATGCGAGAGCCTTGCGCGGGTGGCGCTCTTTACTTACTGGACCTTCAACTTGACGAACCGAGACGTTCCCGTGCGCATCACCGGGGGGCGAGTCACGGGGGATTTCTTCCCGACGCTCGGGATGCCTCCGTTGCTCGGCCGGTATCTCACCCGGGAGGACGACGTGCCCGGCGCTCCCGAAGCCGCCGTGCTGAGCTACGCCATCTGGCATCGTCTGTTCGGCGCGAACGAGAGCGTCGTCGGAAGCGTCGTGACGTTGAACGGGCGTCCCCACACCGTCGTCGGGGTCATGCCTCCGGAGTTCCGATTCCCCGGCGAAGACGTCGAGATCTGGGGCGCCGTGGGAGACAACATGAGCGGCATGCAGCGGCACAACCGCTTCATGCTCGTCGTCGCGAGGCTGGAAGAGGGCGTCCCCCCGTAA
- a CDS encoding FtsX-like permease family protein — protein MGNAKPALVLLLITVGFVLLIACTNVSNLVLARATGRRREAATRVALGAGWMRLAGLYLAESLLIAGAGGVLGIALAHASLRVLLDLYPGGTPRLDQVGVDSTVLLYTLGLSAATGFLLGVIPAFAAGRSNLQTALKAGGRMVGEGSGGSRLRDALVALEVAMAFVLLVGGGLLLRSFAKLTAVDPGFHADRILTLSVFLTPPKYPTLADRFHYVDRAKEAIAALPGVGSVAAVTDPPLGEGWLTMSVFEEGRPLSVAASPNVTFRGVSEDYFRLLGIPLRAGRFFDSTDDEDGQKVVVVNETFVRRVLSGGNVLGRRILWADEERDQTPMRIVGVVADVHHRRIDREEGPVVYAPIKQITFYWMRWFTFALEARDPESSGGMARDALLGVDPDQPVFQIRTLATAIASSLAERRFQLFLVQLFAVAALVLAALGVYGVISHTVTHRTHEIGLRLSLGARRRDILGLFVLRGMRWTLVGLVAGLAAAFVVTRYMTAMLFGITSLDPYTFAAVGILLAGVALSASYLPARRAAGLDPVRALRYE, from the coding sequence GTGGGAAACGCCAAGCCGGCACTGGTCTTGCTCCTGATCACTGTCGGTTTCGTGCTCCTCATCGCCTGCACCAATGTGAGCAACCTGGTGCTCGCTCGAGCCACCGGTCGCAGGCGCGAGGCCGCCACTCGGGTCGCTCTTGGGGCCGGATGGATGCGCCTCGCCGGGCTCTATCTGGCGGAGAGCTTGCTCATCGCCGGGGCGGGCGGCGTCCTTGGCATCGCCCTCGCACACGCGAGCTTGCGAGTCCTGCTCGACCTCTACCCTGGCGGGACGCCGAGGTTGGACCAGGTCGGAGTCGATTCCACGGTGCTCCTGTACACCCTCGGGCTCTCGGCCGCGACGGGATTCCTCCTCGGCGTCATTCCCGCTTTCGCCGCCGGCCGCAGCAATCTTCAGACGGCGCTCAAAGCCGGTGGACGCATGGTGGGAGAGGGCTCGGGTGGAAGCCGTCTTCGCGACGCGCTGGTCGCGCTGGAAGTGGCGATGGCGTTCGTCCTCCTCGTCGGGGGCGGTTTGCTTTTGCGGAGCTTTGCCAAGCTGACGGCCGTGGACCCGGGCTTCCATGCGGACCGGATCTTGACTCTGAGCGTGTTCCTGACGCCTCCGAAATATCCCACGCTTGCCGATCGCTTCCACTACGTCGATCGGGCCAAAGAAGCCATCGCCGCTTTGCCGGGTGTCGGATCCGTCGCCGCCGTCACCGACCCGCCCCTCGGTGAGGGCTGGCTCACGATGTCGGTCTTCGAAGAGGGCCGTCCTCTCTCCGTCGCCGCTTCGCCGAATGTGACGTTTCGCGGGGTGAGCGAGGATTATTTCCGGTTGCTGGGCATCCCCCTTCGGGCAGGCCGTTTCTTCGATTCGACCGACGACGAGGACGGGCAGAAAGTCGTGGTGGTCAACGAGACGTTCGTGCGACGCGTCCTCTCCGGAGGAAACGTGCTGGGACGGCGCATTCTCTGGGCTGACGAGGAGCGCGACCAGACCCCGATGAGGATCGTTGGCGTCGTGGCCGACGTCCACCATCGCCGTATCGATCGAGAGGAGGGCCCGGTCGTCTACGCCCCGATCAAACAGATCACTTTCTACTGGATGCGCTGGTTCACCTTCGCTCTCGAAGCTCGCGATCCCGAGAGCTCTGGCGGAATGGCCCGGGACGCGCTCCTCGGGGTGGACCCCGATCAGCCCGTTTTTCAGATCCGCACGCTCGCGACCGCGATCGCGTCTTCGCTGGCGGAGCGGAGGTTTCAATTGTTTCTCGTGCAGCTCTTCGCCGTCGCGGCGCTGGTGCTCGCAGCGCTCGGTGTCTACGGCGTGATCTCTCATACGGTGACGCATCGCACCCACGAGATCGGTCTTCGTCTCTCGCTCGGCGCCCGGCGCCGCGACATCCTGGGCCTTTTCGTTCTGCGGGGGATGCGATGGACGCTCGTGGGCCTCGTTGCGGGGCTGGCCGCGGCCTTCGTCGTCACTCGGTACATGACCGCCATGCTCTTCGGCATCACGTCCCTCGACCCCTACACTTTCGCTGCGGTCGGGATCCTCCTCGCGGGGGTCGCGCTTAGCGCGAGTTATCTGCCCGCGCGCCGCGCCGCCGGCCTCGACCCGGTTCGGGCGCTGCGCTACGAGTAG
- the asnB gene encoding asparagine synthase (glutamine-hydrolyzing), producing the protein MVYPSLSAMCGICGVFDPRAEVRPETAVLDAMSRSIAHRGPDDEGSFLDVGIGLSARRLSIIDLEGGHQPIHNEDRSIWIVFNGEIYNYRKLRELLSKLGHRFATETDTETVVHAYEEFGLECVRYLNGMFAFALWDARERRVVLARDRFGIKPLYYTVVAGELVFASELKAILRHPRVDRQIDVIALNEYLSFEYVPTPRTIFRGIKRLPPGHTLVFSGKGQRVERYWDLSLAKSERRPPVSWREYQQRLRHELEQAVHKEMVSDVPVGVLLSGGIDSSAVLAMMRAASPRTIRSFSIAFEEKSFDESRYARLVAEKLGSEHHELTVTSAMMADLVPRLMDVLDEPFADSSIVPTYFLTRFAREQVKVVLGGDGGDEMFAGYPTLQAHRLIEYYERFVPFFLRANLVPKIIDRLPVSKDNISFDFKARRFISGRGVPVASRHHRWLGAFVPQEKRELFVPELVQDDFDTYEVAYEHQRACDANETLNQLLYLDQKLYLEGDILAKVDRASMANSLEVRVPLLNPGLAEYLAEVPHELKLRGMRSKFLLKKSMEGVLPREIINRKKKGFNVPVAYWINSSLKELVRDQLAGDKLAREGFFQPSYVERLLREHAEGVRDHRKLIWTLLVFELWRDRYLN; encoded by the coding sequence ATGGTCTACCCTTCGCTCTCCGCGATGTGTGGAATCTGTGGTGTGTTCGACCCCCGGGCCGAGGTGCGGCCCGAGACTGCCGTCCTCGATGCCATGTCTCGCTCCATCGCTCACCGGGGACCGGACGACGAGGGCTCGTTCCTCGACGTCGGGATCGGCCTGAGCGCCCGGCGCCTGTCGATCATCGACCTCGAGGGCGGCCATCAACCCATACACAACGAGGACCGGTCGATCTGGATCGTCTTCAACGGGGAGATCTACAACTATCGAAAATTGAGAGAGCTCCTGTCGAAGCTGGGGCATCGTTTCGCCACCGAGACCGACACCGAGACCGTCGTTCATGCTTACGAGGAGTTCGGCCTCGAGTGCGTGCGCTACCTGAACGGCATGTTCGCCTTCGCCCTCTGGGACGCGCGCGAGCGCCGCGTGGTTCTCGCCCGGGACCGATTCGGGATCAAGCCCCTCTACTATACGGTGGTGGCCGGCGAGCTCGTCTTCGCTTCGGAGCTGAAGGCGATCCTGCGCCACCCCAGAGTCGACCGACAGATCGACGTGATCGCGCTGAACGAGTACCTGTCGTTCGAGTACGTGCCCACGCCCCGCACCATTTTCCGCGGAATCAAGAGGCTGCCTCCCGGCCATACGCTCGTGTTCTCGGGGAAAGGTCAGCGCGTCGAGCGGTATTGGGATCTGAGTCTCGCCAAGAGCGAGCGCCGACCTCCGGTGAGCTGGCGCGAGTACCAGCAGCGGCTCCGACACGAGCTCGAGCAGGCGGTGCACAAGGAGATGGTGAGCGACGTGCCGGTCGGGGTGCTGCTGAGTGGCGGCATCGACTCCAGCGCCGTCCTGGCGATGATGAGAGCCGCTTCTCCCCGGACCATCCGAAGCTTCTCGATCGCCTTCGAGGAGAAATCGTTCGACGAGTCCCGCTATGCGAGGCTCGTGGCCGAGAAGCTCGGTTCCGAGCACCACGAGCTCACGGTTACCTCTGCGATGATGGCGGATCTCGTTCCACGCCTCATGGACGTCCTGGACGAGCCCTTCGCCGATTCATCGATCGTGCCGACCTATTTCCTGACGCGATTCGCTCGCGAGCAGGTAAAAGTCGTACTCGGCGGGGACGGTGGAGACGAGATGTTTGCCGGCTACCCCACGCTCCAGGCTCATCGATTGATCGAGTATTACGAACGCTTTGTGCCGTTTTTCCTCCGCGCGAACCTGGTGCCGAAGATCATCGACCGGCTGCCCGTTTCCAAGGACAACATCAGCTTCGACTTCAAGGCGAGGCGCTTCATCTCGGGCCGAGGTGTACCCGTCGCCAGCCGGCATCACCGCTGGCTCGGGGCTTTCGTACCTCAGGAGAAGCGAGAGCTCTTCGTGCCCGAGCTCGTTCAGGATGACTTCGACACCTACGAGGTCGCCTACGAGCACCAGCGGGCCTGCGACGCGAACGAGACGTTGAATCAGCTGCTCTACCTGGATCAGAAGCTCTACCTCGAGGGCGACATCCTCGCCAAGGTAGACCGCGCGAGCATGGCGAACTCGCTCGAAGTCCGGGTGCCGCTTCTCAATCCCGGCCTCGCCGAGTACCTGGCGGAAGTTCCGCACGAGCTGAAGCTCCGAGGCATGAGATCGAAATTCCTGCTCAAGAAATCGATGGAAGGCGTTCTTCCCCGCGAAATCATCAACCGGAAGAAGAAGGGCTTCAACGTACCGGTCGCTTACTGGATCAACTCTTCACTGAAGGAGCTCGTTCGCGATCAACTCGCCGGGGACAAGCTCGCGCGCGAGGGGTTCTTCCAGCCGTCCTACGTCGAACGGTTGCTTCGAGAGCATGCCGAGGGAGTCCGCGACCACCGAAAGCTAATCTGGACGCTCCTGGTCTTCGAGCTGTGGCGGGACCGGTACCTCAACTGA